In the Erinaceus europaeus chromosome 18, mEriEur2.1, whole genome shotgun sequence genome, cgccagtccttgcactttgtgcctcgtgcagaaaagcagttctgcaggtgtctctctttttctccccctcctctctcatttctctctgtcctatcccataactataacaataaaataacaagagcaacaaaaagggaataaataaatattttttttaaaaagctggtcTTAGAGTTTACCATGTATGTGCAAAGAACTGTAAGTGAAGAGAGGCAATATAGTGACAGCGCGCAGGGCTTGCATACAAGGAGTTACACGTTTTAGCCTCAACACTATCAGCGGcaggagctgagtggtgctctagtaaaatatacCAGTGGATAAAAATTGAAATCATATTCACTTGAGAGAGTAGAAAaaatatgacacacacacacacttacctcATGGGCTAACATTTTATAGAGTTCTTCTCTAGTTACAGAAATTCTTTCTCTGTCCGTACTATCTACAACAATGATTACAaactaaaaagataataaagatattAGTGATTACATAATTTGATAGGGAGAAAATACATgtaaaatacttatttacaaaCTACAAATATCAAAAAATTAGTGCTATGTAAAAGTATGATTTGAAAACCAGAGATAGTCATTATAGATCTATGAACCCTAATGCCCTAATTTCTAATTCAAATGCTTACTAATTATTCTGAGAAAACAcattaaaaactattaaaatgtTTTGCTAATATTTTAATGAACATATAATAGATATGTCCTGTCTTAACACCCTGAATGCCACTGGGTCCATACCTATCAACTGGTACTatgcagtaagaaaaaaaatcattatggcCTTAAATTCAAGTTACCAGTCTACATAGGCATTATTTACTACTACCAACTTGAAAATCAAAAATGATATGGATATGAACGTGAAACAgcacagcaattaaaaaaaattaagaatgaatGAATCTGTGTCTAAACACTTGGTTCTTTTTGTTAAATAATACTTGTTTCCCTTAAACATACTCCTTAACTTTGAATGACAGTGTTACCAGAAGATGCAATGAGAGTAGTCAAGCCTTGTGGAACTGAGCTACACTGTACTTTTCTCAACTCAGTAAGTACCTCAAGGCACAAAGGAAATAGGATTAGAAGTACTCCTCCCCAAAATTGTGATCAAATGCTTAATGGTGTGTTAGCTCTCCAAGTCATTGGACATTTACTAAAATCTCAGTAACTTACTGGTTTAtaaccaaaagaaaaaggaatcttaAGTGTGCAATTGTGTTgcataaaaagagaaataaaaaatttggCCAGGATTTAAATCACCTGAGTCCTCTTGTTTAACTAGGACTtcctttaagaaaaagaaagagaaattaaatcaCAAACTGTGAGATGAAATTCTTTATAAAAGCAAGTACTTATGTTCTGGGGTCAACATACAATCAAATCAATCACTAATTCACATTAATTCAGTGAGAGTGGATATATAGAAGACAGAATATAAAAAGCAACTTTGAGGTCAAGAATCAAAGACTCCATCCTATTAAGCTCTACTATTAACATAATGTACTATTTCAAAAAAGATTAACTTTTTTTGAGTTCGACTctagaaatgcttttttttttccaagcactCTATTCATACAAGTCATAGGACATTATGAAATATTACCTCTGTGTTAGTATAGTAAGTGTTCCAGGAAGAACGAAGAGATTCTTGGCCACCAATATCCCACATCAGGAAACGTGTATTATTAACCACTATCTCTTCTACATTACTTCCTATTGTTGGGGATGTGTGTACAACTTCATTCATAGAACTAGGGGGGAAGTTCAAATAGATTACAATTAGCAAGGAAGTTAGA is a window encoding:
- the ARL5A gene encoding ADP-ribosylation factor-like protein 5A isoform X2, producing MNEVVHTSPTIGSNVEEIVVNNTRFLMWDIGGQESLRSSWNTYYTNTEFVIIVVDSTDRERISVTREELYKMLAHEDLRKAGLLIFANKQDVKECMTVAEISQFLKLTSIKDHQWHIQACCALTGEGLCQGLEWMMSRLKIR